In Tachysurus vachellii isolate PV-2020 chromosome 3, HZAU_Pvac_v1, whole genome shotgun sequence, one genomic interval encodes:
- the pdik1l gene encoding serine/threonine-protein kinase pdik1l: MVSSQAKYELIQEVGRGSYGVVYEAVVQRTGARVAVKKIRCHSPENVELALREFWALSSIQSQHPNVIHLKECVLQRGGLAQRMNHGFGPSSYLELVETSLKGELAFDGRCARYLWFVMDFCDGGDLNAYLLSRKPSRRTNASFMLQLGSALAFLHRNRIIHRDLKPDNILISQGPAEPTLKVADFGLSKVCSASGLDPDEPASVERCFLSTACGTDFYMAPEAREGCYTAKADIFALGVIIWAMVERLTFVEAGTQRELLGSYVRHGEVIVPLGEALLENPNMELLIPARMKSMSAGMKRLIKEMLAADPRQRPDAFELELRLVRIASRELDWDT, encoded by the exons ATGGTGAGCAGTCAAGCCAAGTACGAGCTGATTCAAGAGGTGGGCCGAGGCAGCTACGGTGTGGTGTACGAGGCCGTGGTGCAGCGGACAGGCGCGCGTGTTGCTGTGAAAAAAATCCGCTGTCACTCACCTGAGAACGTGGAGTTAGCTCTTCGTGAGTTCTGGGCTCTCAGCAGCATCCAAAGCCAGCATCCTAACGTGATCCACTTGAAGGAATGTGTGCTTCAGAGAGGCGGACTGGCTCAGCGGATGAACCACGGCTTTGGCCCCTCTTCGTACCTGGAG CTAGTGGAAACGTCTCTGAAAGGAGAGCTGGCGTTTGACGGGCGCTGTGCCCGCTACCTGTGGTTCGTGATGGATTTCTGTGACGGCGGCGACCTGAACGCTTACCTGCTCTCACGCAAACCAAGCCGCCGCACCAACGCCAGCTTCATGCTGCAGCTGGGCAGTGCGCTGGCCTTTCTGCACCGCAATCGCATCATCCACCGGGACCTGAAACCCGACAACATCTTGATCTCTCAAGGTCCGGCCGAGCCCACGCTTAAGGTGGCAGACTTTGGCCTTAGCAAG GTTTGCTCAGCATCAGGCTTGGACCCAGACGAGCCGGCGAGTGTTGAACGCTGCTTCCTGTCTACAGCATGTGGCACTGATTTCTACATGGCGCCCGAAGCTCGGGAAGGCTGCTACACGGCCAAGGCGGACATCTTTGCGCTGGGCGTGATCATTTGGGCGATGGTGGAGCGCCTCACGTTCGTAGAAGCCGGCACACAGCGCGAGCTGCTGGGCAGCTATGTGCGTCACGGCGAGGTCATTGTTCCGCTGGGCGAGGCGCTGCTCGAGAACCCTAACATGGAGCTGCTGATTCCAGCACGGATGAAAAGCATGAGTGCCGGTATGAAGCGGCTCATCAAGGAGATGTTGGCTGCTGACCCACGGCAGCGACCCGACGCCTTCGAGCTCGAGCTCAGGCTGGTCCGTATCGCTTCCAGGGAGCTGGACTGGGACACGTGA
- the LOC132842830 gene encoding NLR family CARD domain-containing protein 3-like isoform X2 — translation MMEGKRSNSPEPSCVSMKSDASKGPPINFRDSSTDVRMMEGKRSNSPEPSCVSMKSDASKGPPINFRDSSTDVRMMEGKRSNSPEPSCVSMKSDASKGPPINFRDSSTDVRMMEGKRSNSPEPSCVSMKSDASKGPPINFRDSSTDVRPQKRKSKISINQLDSIFKELEHNVITLIKNELKRIRKLLSPDYPARTERKVEDEEDLHSVREGALQITLHVLKDMKHTDLANTLHNQITSVYQSKLKSKLREKFKRINEGISQPGSSALLNKIYTELYITEGWSGDVNNEHEVRQIETASRRPATEEKPIKCNDLFKDKSIRTVLTKGVAGIGKTVSVQKFILDWANGKANQDVIFMFPLPFRELNLMKQQNLSLMNLLHHFFPEIRKLDSIDCVSYKVVLIFDGLDECRLPLNFQKNESLCNVTESASVDVLLTNLIKGNLLPSALLWITTRPGAANLIPHECVHQVTEVRGFSEPQKKKYFRKRIGDQSLANKIITHLKSSRSLYIMCHIPVFCWITATVLERMLGEAEDGDIPKTLTQMFTHFLIFQIKHKDQKYHQKCDPDPQQTRESIRALGKLAFQQLEKGNLIFYEEDLRECGIDVREVSIYSGVCTQIFREESGLHLGKVFSFVHLSVQEFLAALYVFFCFIFKKTNVLVKQSTGPFNFFKNPSMSDLLRSSVDKALQSENGHLDLFLRFLLGLSRESNQTLLRDLMPQTGFRYHNKQETVAYIKEKIRENPSLEKSINLFHCLNELNDDSLVQEVQTYLNRRGDSRLSGTRLSPAQWSALVFVLLNSEQELDVFDLTKYDPSDEGLLRLLPVVKASRKADLWKCNLTEESCRVLSSVLSSNSSNLRELNLSVNKLQDSGVKLLSDGLRNPHCTLEILRIWNCSITDEGCAALASALRSNSSSHLKELDLYNNNAGESGVKLLSDLLKDPHCKLETLHINYKKLTRSDV, via the exons atgatggagggaaagagatcaaactcaccagaacccagctgtgtgtccatgaagagtgacgcGTCAAAGGGACCTCCAATTAACTTCAGAGACAGTTCTACCgatgtgag aatgatggagggaaagagatcaaactcaccagaacccagctgtgtgtccatgaagagtgacgcGTCAAAGGGACCTCCAATTAACTTCAGAGACAGTTCTACCgatgtgag aatgatggagggaaagagatcaaactcaccagaacccagctgtgtgtccatgaagagtgacgcGTCAAAGGGACCTCCAATTAACTTCAGAGACAGTTCTACCgatgtgag aatgatggagggaaagagatcaaactcaccagaacccagctgtgtgtccatgaagagtgacgcGTCAAAGGGACCTCCAATTAACTTCAGAGACAGTTCTACCgatgtgag accACAAAAGAGAAAATCAAAAATCAGCATAAATCAGCTGGACTCCatattcaag GAGCTGGAACACAATGTCATCACTCTGATAAAGAATGAGCTGAAGAGGATTAGGAAGCTCCTGAGTCCAGATTACCCAGCACGTACTGAGAGGAaggtggaggatgaggaggatctgcACAGTGTCAGAGAGGGAGCACTACAGATCACACTGCATGTCCTGAAGGACATGAAACACACAGATCTcgctaacacactgcacaacc aaatcaCCTCTGTGTATCAGTCAAAGTTGAAGTCCAAGCTgagagagaagtttaaaagaattaatgaaggaatctcacagcctggaagctcagcacttctgaataagatctacacagagctctacatcacagagggttggagtggagacgtcaataatgaacatgaggtgagacagattgagaCAGCGTCCAGGAGACCAGCAACAGAGGAGAAACCCATCAAATGTAATGACCTCTTTAAAGATaagtccatcagaactgtgctgactaaaggagttgctggaattggaaaaacagtctctgtgcagaagttcattctggactgggctAACGGAAAAGCAAATCAGGACGTCATCTTCATGTTTCCACTTCCCTTTAGAGAGCTGAATCTAATGAAGCAGCAAAATCTCAGTCTGATGAatcttcttcatcactttttcccagaaataagaaaactagACTCAATAGACTGTGTCTCCTACAAAGTGGTGTTGATCTTTGACGGTCTAGATGAGTGTCGACTTCCTCTAAATTTTCAGAAGAATGAGAGCTTGTGTAATgtgacagagtcagcctcagtggatgtgctgctgacgaacctcatcaagggaaatctgcttccctctgctctcctctggatAACCACAAGACCAGGAGCAGCCAACCTGATCCCCCATGAGTGTGTACACCAGGTAACAGAGGTACGAGGTTTCAGTGAGCCTCAGAAAAAgaagtacttcaggaagaggatcggtgatcagagcctggccaataaaatcatcacacatttgaagtcttcaagaagcctctacatcatgtgccacatcccagtcttctgctggatcacagccactgttctagagagaatgttgggtgaagcTGAGGATGGAGAtatccccaagactctgactcaaatgttcacacatttcctgatctttcagatcaaacacaaggaccaaaagtaccatcagaaatgtgaccctgatcctcagcagaccagagagagtatcagggcactgggaaaactggcttttcagcagctggagaaaggaaacctgatcttctatgaggaagaTCTGAGAGAGTGTGGCATTGATGTCAGAGAAGTGTCAATATACTCAGGAGTGTGTacccagatcttcagagaggagtcTGGGCTTCACCTGGGGAAGGTGTTTAGCTTTGTCCATCTGAGTGTTCAGGAATTTCTGGCtgctttatatgtatttttctgctttatttttaaaaagacaaatgtaCTTGTGAAGCAAAGTACTGGaccttttaatttctttaaaaacccCAGCATGTCTGATCTCCTCAGGAGTTCAGTGGACAAGGCCTTACAGAGTGAGAATGGACACCTGGACCTGTTCCTCCGCTTCCTTTTGGGTCTCTCACGGGAGTCCAATCAGACTCTCTTACGAGACTTAATGCCGCAGACAGGATTCAGATATcacaacaaacaggaaacagtggcGTACATCAAGGAGAAGATCAGGGAGAATCCATCTCtagagaaatccatcaatctgttccactgtctgaatgaactgaatgatgaTTCTCTAGTGCAGGAAGTACAAACTTACCTGAACAGAAGAGGTGACAGCCGTCTCAGTGGAACCAGACTCTCTCCTGCTCAGTGGtcagctctggtgtttgtgttactgaactCAGAACAGGAGCTGGATGTGTTTGATTTGACTAAATATGATCCATCAGATGAAGGTCTTCTGAGGCTGTTGCCAGTGGTCAAAGCCTCCAGAAAAGCTga TCTGTGGaagtgtaatctgacagaggaaagctgtagagttctgtcctcagttctcagctcaaactcctctaacctgagagaactgaacctgagtgtcaataaactgcaggattcaggagtgaagctgctctctgatggactgaggaatccacactgtacactggagatactgag gatATGGAACTGCAGTATTACAGATgaaggttgtgctgctctggcttcagctctgaggtcaaactCCTCCTCACACCTGAAAGAACTGGATCTGTACAATAATAATGcaggagaatcaggagtgaagctgctctctgatctactgaaggatccacactgtaaactggagacactaca cattaattATAAGAAACTCACCAGGTCTGATGTATGA
- the LOC132842830 gene encoding NLR family CARD domain-containing protein 3-like isoform X1: MTSNMSVSGKQDLKKDERMMEGKRSNSPEPSCVSMKSDASKGPPINFRDSSTDVRMMEGKRSNSPEPSCVSMKSDASKGPPINFRDSSTDVRMMEGKRSNSPEPSCVSMKSDASKGPPINFRDSSTDVRMMEGKRSNSPEPSCVSMKSDASKGPPINFRDSSTDVRPQKRKSKISINQLDSIFKELEHNVITLIKNELKRIRKLLSPDYPARTERKVEDEEDLHSVREGALQITLHVLKDMKHTDLANTLHNQITSVYQSKLKSKLREKFKRINEGISQPGSSALLNKIYTELYITEGWSGDVNNEHEVRQIETASRRPATEEKPIKCNDLFKDKSIRTVLTKGVAGIGKTVSVQKFILDWANGKANQDVIFMFPLPFRELNLMKQQNLSLMNLLHHFFPEIRKLDSIDCVSYKVVLIFDGLDECRLPLNFQKNESLCNVTESASVDVLLTNLIKGNLLPSALLWITTRPGAANLIPHECVHQVTEVRGFSEPQKKKYFRKRIGDQSLANKIITHLKSSRSLYIMCHIPVFCWITATVLERMLGEAEDGDIPKTLTQMFTHFLIFQIKHKDQKYHQKCDPDPQQTRESIRALGKLAFQQLEKGNLIFYEEDLRECGIDVREVSIYSGVCTQIFREESGLHLGKVFSFVHLSVQEFLAALYVFFCFIFKKTNVLVKQSTGPFNFFKNPSMSDLLRSSVDKALQSENGHLDLFLRFLLGLSRESNQTLLRDLMPQTGFRYHNKQETVAYIKEKIRENPSLEKSINLFHCLNELNDDSLVQEVQTYLNRRGDSRLSGTRLSPAQWSALVFVLLNSEQELDVFDLTKYDPSDEGLLRLLPVVKASRKADLWKCNLTEESCRVLSSVLSSNSSNLRELNLSVNKLQDSGVKLLSDGLRNPHCTLEILRIWNCSITDEGCAALASALRSNSSSHLKELDLYNNNAGESGVKLLSDLLKDPHCKLETLHINYKKLTRSDV; the protein is encoded by the exons aatgatggagggaaagagatcaaactcaccagaacccagctgtgtgtccatgaagagtgacgcGTCAAAGGGACCTCCAATTAACTTCAGAGACAGTTCTACCgatgtgag aatgatggagggaaagagatcaaactcaccagaacccagctgtgtgtccatgaagagtgacgcGTCAAAGGGACCTCCAATTAACTTCAGAGACAGTTCTACCgatgtgag aatgatggagggaaagagatcaaactcaccagaacccagctgtgtgtccatgaagagtgacgcGTCAAAGGGACCTCCAATTAACTTCAGAGACAGTTCTACCgatgtgag aatgatggagggaaagagatcaaactcaccagaacccagctgtgtgtccatgaagagtgacgcGTCAAAGGGACCTCCAATTAACTTCAGAGACAGTTCTACCgatgtgag accACAAAAGAGAAAATCAAAAATCAGCATAAATCAGCTGGACTCCatattcaag GAGCTGGAACACAATGTCATCACTCTGATAAAGAATGAGCTGAAGAGGATTAGGAAGCTCCTGAGTCCAGATTACCCAGCACGTACTGAGAGGAaggtggaggatgaggaggatctgcACAGTGTCAGAGAGGGAGCACTACAGATCACACTGCATGTCCTGAAGGACATGAAACACACAGATCTcgctaacacactgcacaacc aaatcaCCTCTGTGTATCAGTCAAAGTTGAAGTCCAAGCTgagagagaagtttaaaagaattaatgaaggaatctcacagcctggaagctcagcacttctgaataagatctacacagagctctacatcacagagggttggagtggagacgtcaataatgaacatgaggtgagacagattgagaCAGCGTCCAGGAGACCAGCAACAGAGGAGAAACCCATCAAATGTAATGACCTCTTTAAAGATaagtccatcagaactgtgctgactaaaggagttgctggaattggaaaaacagtctctgtgcagaagttcattctggactgggctAACGGAAAAGCAAATCAGGACGTCATCTTCATGTTTCCACTTCCCTTTAGAGAGCTGAATCTAATGAAGCAGCAAAATCTCAGTCTGATGAatcttcttcatcactttttcccagaaataagaaaactagACTCAATAGACTGTGTCTCCTACAAAGTGGTGTTGATCTTTGACGGTCTAGATGAGTGTCGACTTCCTCTAAATTTTCAGAAGAATGAGAGCTTGTGTAATgtgacagagtcagcctcagtggatgtgctgctgacgaacctcatcaagggaaatctgcttccctctgctctcctctggatAACCACAAGACCAGGAGCAGCCAACCTGATCCCCCATGAGTGTGTACACCAGGTAACAGAGGTACGAGGTTTCAGTGAGCCTCAGAAAAAgaagtacttcaggaagaggatcggtgatcagagcctggccaataaaatcatcacacatttgaagtcttcaagaagcctctacatcatgtgccacatcccagtcttctgctggatcacagccactgttctagagagaatgttgggtgaagcTGAGGATGGAGAtatccccaagactctgactcaaatgttcacacatttcctgatctttcagatcaaacacaaggaccaaaagtaccatcagaaatgtgaccctgatcctcagcagaccagagagagtatcagggcactgggaaaactggcttttcagcagctggagaaaggaaacctgatcttctatgaggaagaTCTGAGAGAGTGTGGCATTGATGTCAGAGAAGTGTCAATATACTCAGGAGTGTGTacccagatcttcagagaggagtcTGGGCTTCACCTGGGGAAGGTGTTTAGCTTTGTCCATCTGAGTGTTCAGGAATTTCTGGCtgctttatatgtatttttctgctttatttttaaaaagacaaatgtaCTTGTGAAGCAAAGTACTGGaccttttaatttctttaaaaacccCAGCATGTCTGATCTCCTCAGGAGTTCAGTGGACAAGGCCTTACAGAGTGAGAATGGACACCTGGACCTGTTCCTCCGCTTCCTTTTGGGTCTCTCACGGGAGTCCAATCAGACTCTCTTACGAGACTTAATGCCGCAGACAGGATTCAGATATcacaacaaacaggaaacagtggcGTACATCAAGGAGAAGATCAGGGAGAATCCATCTCtagagaaatccatcaatctgttccactgtctgaatgaactgaatgatgaTTCTCTAGTGCAGGAAGTACAAACTTACCTGAACAGAAGAGGTGACAGCCGTCTCAGTGGAACCAGACTCTCTCCTGCTCAGTGGtcagctctggtgtttgtgttactgaactCAGAACAGGAGCTGGATGTGTTTGATTTGACTAAATATGATCCATCAGATGAAGGTCTTCTGAGGCTGTTGCCAGTGGTCAAAGCCTCCAGAAAAGCTga TCTGTGGaagtgtaatctgacagaggaaagctgtagagttctgtcctcagttctcagctcaaactcctctaacctgagagaactgaacctgagtgtcaataaactgcaggattcaggagtgaagctgctctctgatggactgaggaatccacactgtacactggagatactgag gatATGGAACTGCAGTATTACAGATgaaggttgtgctgctctggcttcagctctgaggtcaaactCCTCCTCACACCTGAAAGAACTGGATCTGTACAATAATAATGcaggagaatcaggagtgaagctgctctctgatctactgaaggatccacactgtaaactggagacactaca cattaattATAAGAAACTCACCAGGTCTGATGTATGA